A stretch of Physeter macrocephalus isolate SW-GA chromosome 8, ASM283717v5, whole genome shotgun sequence DNA encodes these proteins:
- the LOC102985898 gene encoding protein LLP homolog, which translates to MAKSLRGKWKRKMRAEKKKKNAPKELSRLKSILKVDGDVLTKDVQEIATVVEPKHCQEKTQCVVKDETDDMKMETDIKRNKKTLLDQHGQYPVWMNQRQRKRLKAKQEKKKGKSKAKAIKAAKGLAW; encoded by the coding sequence ATGGCTAAAAGTTTACGGGGTAAGTGGAAAAGGAAGATGcgtgctgaaaagaaaaaaaagaatgccccaAAGGAGCTCAGCAGACTTAAAAGTATTCTTAAAGTAGATGGTGATGTTTTAACGAAAGACGTTCAAGAGATAGCAACTGTGGTGGAACCCAAACATTGTCAAGAGAAAACGCAATGTGTGGTGAAAGATGAAACAGATGACATGAAAATGGAGACTGAtattaagagaaacaaaaagactCTCCTAGACCAGCATGGGCAGTACCCCGTATGGATGAATCAGAGGCAAAGAAAAAGGCTGAAAgcaaagcaagagaaaaagaaaggaaaaagcaaagcaaaagccATCAAGGCAGCAAAGGGTTTGGCCTGGTAG